The Antedon mediterranea chromosome 7, ecAntMedi1.1, whole genome shotgun sequence genome has a segment encoding these proteins:
- the LOC140055021 gene encoding CAAX prenyl protease 1 homolog, with product MDISPESLFNSIVAFIWLAYIWETYLSFRQINVYKTATTVPAPLAGILKKETFEKARLYQLDKSNFGMWSGIYSQIETTLILVLGGIPWLWNTAGNVTARVGYSPEYEITQTCMFLLLASVYSTFTSLPWSVYSTFVIEERHGFNKQTPGFYAKDQVKKFVLMQAISIPLIACLIYIIKWGGEYFFVYVWIFIVIFTLVFMTVYADYIAPLFDKYTPLPEGELRCKIEELAKSIDFPLYKLYVVEGSKRSSHSNAYFYGFYKNKRIVLFDTLLENYEPSDKKQEEAEKEEEKKTDEEKELLEEKNSSEDKPRGKGCNNEEVLAVLAHELGHWKLNHTLKNILIFQVNTFLNFFIFGLLMDKQVLYDAFGFYNISPTFIGLMIIFQFIFHPYNELLSFLMTRLSRRFEFQADAFAKALKRTEFLKSALVKLNVDNLGFPVDDWLYSSWHYSHPPLLERLKALGKTE from the exons ATGGATATTTCACCAGAATCTCTATTTAATTCAATAGTTGCATTTATATGGTTAGCGTATATATGGGAAACATACCTTTCATTTCGAcag ATAAATGTATACAAAACCGCAACTACAGTTCCTGCGCCGCTTGCGGGGATCCTGAAGAAGGAGACATTTGAGAAAGCTCGTCTATACCAATTGGATAAAAGCAACTTTGGAATGTGGTCTGGGATATACTCACAAATTGAAACTACT CTGATTCTAGTGCTTGGTGGCATTCCTTGGTTGTGGAACACTGCCGGCAACGTTACTGCCCGTGTTGGATATTCACCAGAGTATGAG attacTCAAACGTGTATGTTTTTATTACTGGCGTCTGTATACTCCACATTTACCAGTCTCCCATGGTCTGTGTACAGTACGTTTGTAATAGAGGAACGCCATGGATttaataaacaa ACACCAGGTTTTTATGCCAAAGATCAGGTAAAGAAGTTTGTGTTGATGCAGGCGATCAGCATCCCACTGATTGCTTGCTTAATCTACATCATCAAATGGGGAGGTGAATATTTTTTCGTCTATGTCTGGATATTCAtagttatttttactttg GTTTTCATGACCGTATACGCAGACTACATCGCTCCGTTATTTGATAAATATACGCCTCTGCCTGAAGGGGAATTACGATGTAAAATTGAAGAGCTTGCCAAGAGCATTGACTTTCCACTGTATAAGCTGTATGTAGTTGAAG GTTCCAAGAGGTCGTCTCATAGCAATGCTTACTTCTATGGATTCTACAAGAATAAACGAATTGTGTTATTTGACACACTGTTAGAAAATTACGAACCAAGTGATAAGAAACAAGAGGAAGCAGAAAaggaagaagaaaaaaagaCGGATGAGGAAAAGGAATTATTAGAAGAAAAA AATTCTAGTGAGGATAAACCGCGGGGCAAAGGATGCAACAACGAGGAAGTGCTTGCTGTTTTGGCCCACGAGCTCGGACATTGGAAACTTAATCATACTCTTAAAAATATCCTGATATTTCAG GTCAACACATTCCTAAACTTTTTTATATTTGGTCTCCTGATGGACAAACAAGTTCTCTACGATGCTTTTGGATTCTACAACATCAGTCCAACTTTTATTGGCTTAATGATAATTTTTCAGTTCATTTTTCATCCGTACAATGAG TTACTGAGTTTCTTGATGACGAGGCTTAGCAGAAGATTTGAATTCCAAGCGGATGCTTTCGCCAAGGCACTAAAGAGGACAGAATTCCTGAAATCGGCTTTAGTGAAACTGAACGTGGACAACCTCGGTTTTCCAGTTGATGACTGGCTCTACTCATCCTGGCATTACTCTCATCCGCCGCTCCTCGAACGGCTAAAGGCATTGGGAAAGACAGAGTAG
- the LOC140055018 gene encoding baculoviral IAP repeat-containing protein 7-like, which yields MAYSEKNRSTSVKVRDLLRQVRSLDEIEDTNNVVEDNRNDGVDEVDSCSLLSIDGVAVASAAEAAVNKVQPQIENGNKSSDKLGRNMSIEVDRLATYKNWPNKSPMNPTTLAKAGFFYSGNKDMVECFSCNGKIQEWEFGDSAIGEHKRFFPKCKFVQGKDVQNQPLLLNQTSPREKPEVAASKEDDLFNPKKDTQPKNRSEFSDELKSEYRRLLTFQTWPRVNPMLPRSLTKAGFFYTQVKDAVKCFTCGGEISNWKASDVPMTQHTMLFPDCPFVQGEDVGNEKLTTTDVMNAQHASLYQQPSTRLPPTQKVGLEKGQVSQTAKVMDQSPYPGQPARRQLTRAQHPQFGIETERLKTFKSWPPSAPPYPLLAKAGFFYTGENDNVKCFYCNGGLRNWEPSDDPWTEHAKWFPKCDWLLQQRGEPFVQYVITNFPVPNQNLPLPPPSPAIPSGGAHQGTARPVFNLNTEQPLHPSTGNRRGIDERMQSAIVRSVIEMGFSLRKIRRIIERQIRNNENEFNSIQTFVDAILNEPDQREDNEGEPTGSGSGKTADSIPKTKQFEEDEQARAADKTKELETKMSSLSVGNPGPNSESGFKTLEDESELPSSIQHELRELRDKRTCKICMDNEINVLFMPCGHLVTCETCSRSIQVCPICRKPIQSCIKTYLS from the exons ATGGCCTATTCTGAAAAAAATCGGTCAACATCTGTAAAAGTTCGCGATTTACTCCGTCAAGTGAGATCATTAGATGAGATAGAAGATACAAATAATGTAGTAGAAGACAACAGAAATGATGGTGTTGATGAAGTGGATTCTTGTTCACTATTAAGTATTGATGGAGTCGCAGTAGCAAGTGCTGCTGAAGCAGCAGTGAATAAAGTTCAACCACAAATAGAAAATGGCAATAAAAGTTCGGACAAGTTAGGACGGAATATGTCCATCGAAGTTGATCGCTTAGCAACCTACAAGAATTGGCCAAATAAATCGCCAATGAATCCAACCACTCTTGCAAAAGCTGGATTTTTCTACTCTGGTAACAAAGATATGGTTGAATGCTTTTCTTGTAATGGTAAAATCCAAGAATGGGAGTTTGGCGATTCTGCTATTGGAGAACATAAgcgattttttccaaaatgcaAGTTTGTTCAAGGGAAGGATGTTCAGAATCAACCTCTTTTGCTTAACCAGACGTCCCCACGAGAGAAACCTGAAGTAGCGGCTTCCAAAGAAGATGATCTGTTCAACCCAAAGAAAGATACTCAACCCAAGAATAGATCGGAGTTTTCTGATGAATTAAAAAGTGAATATCGTCGTCTGTTAACCTTTCAAACATGGCCAAGAGTTAATCCAATGTTGCCACGATCTCTGACCAAAGCTGGGTTCTTCTACACTCAGGTAAAAGATGCAGTGAAATGTTTTACATGTGGTGGTGAGATATCAAATTGGAAAGCTTCAGATGTTCCAATGACTCAACACACAATGCTGTTTCCAGATTGTCCTTTTGTGCAAGGTGAAGATGTTGGAAATGAGAAACTGACAACAACCGATGTCATGAACGCCCAGCATGCTTCTTTATACCAACAACCTTCGACTAGGCTACCACCTACTCAGAAGGTTGGTCTCGAGAAAGGTCAAGTGTCACAGACGGCTAAAGTGATGGATCAATCACCTTATCCTGGTCAACCCGCACGCAGACAACTGACAAGAGCACAGCATCCTCAGTTTGGGATTGAAACGGAAAGATTGAAGACTTTTAAATCGTGGCCTCCTAGTGCACCTCCGTATCCACTTCTGGCAAAAGCAGGATTCTTCTATACAG GAGAGAATGACAATGTGAAGTGTTTTTATTGTAACGGAGGACTTCGAAACTGGGAACCCTCAGACGATCCGTGGACTGAGCATGCTAAATGGTTTCCAAAATGTGATTGGCTTCTTCAACAACGTGGAGAACCCTTCGTTCAATATGTCATTACCAATTTTCCTGTACCAAACCAGAACCTACCCTTGCCACCACCTTCACCAGCT ATACCAAGTGGAGGTGCACATCAAGGAACAGCTAGGCCAGTGTTTAACCTCAACACTGAACAACCTCTTCACCCATCAACTGGTAATCGACGAG GTATTGATGAAAGGATGCAGTCTGCTATTGTAAGGTCTGTTATTGAAATGGGATTCTCTCTGAGAAAAATACGAAGAATTATTGAAAGACAGATCAGaaacaatgaaaatgaatttaattCCATTCAAACGTTCGTTGACGCTATCCTTAATGAGCCGGATCAACGAGAAGACAACGAGGGAGAACCAACCGGAAGTGGCAGTGGTAAAACTGCAGATTCTATCCCAAAGACTAAACAATTTGAAGAAGATGAACAAGCGAGGGCAGCAGACAAGACTAAAGAACTTGAAACTAAGATGTCTTCATTAAGTGTTGGTAACCCTGGACCAAATTCGGAATCTGGTTTTAAAACTCTGGAAGATG AATCTGAACTGCCGTCGTCCATCCAACATGAACTACGTGAACTTCGTGACAAGAGGACCTGCAAAATATGCATGGATAACGAaatcaatgttttgtttatgcCGTGCGGACATTTAGTTACGTGCGAGACTTGCTCACGTTCAATTCAGGTGTGTCCTATTTGTCGTAAACCAATCCAATCATGTATCAAAACATATCTGTCTTAA
- the LOC140054738 gene encoding transcription initiation factor IIB-like produces the protein MASSSRKPTVVCPHHPDSNLIEDYHAGDLICPECGLVVADRVIDVGSEWRTFNNEKSVSDPSRVGAAENPLLSGSDLSTVIGAPTGSAGFDDSGGAKYSQKRNMNSSDRALLTAFREITNMADRINLPRNLVDRTQTLFKQVHDQGTLKGRSNDAIAAACLYIACRQEGVPRTFKEICAISRVSKKEIGRCFKLILRALETNVDIITTGDFMSRFCSNLFLPSAVQKAATHIAKKAMDLDLVAGRSPISVAAAAIYMASQCSMDKKSQKDIGEIAGVADVTIRQSYRLMYPKAADLFPADFKFHSPITSLPQL, from the exons ATGGCATCGTCAAGTCG CAAGCCAACTGTAGTATGCCCTCATCATCCAGACAGCAACTTAATAGAGGACTATCACGCCGGTGATTTGATTTGCCCAGAATGTGGTCTTGTTGTAGCAGACAG agtTATAGATGTTGGCTCTGAGTGGAGAACGTTCAACAATGAGAAATCTGTGAGCGATCCCTCTCGTGTTGGCGCTGCTGAAAACCCCCTGTTGAGCGGCAGTGACTTATCAACCGTGATTGGTGCGCCCACGGGATCTGCAGGATTCGATGATTCTGGTGGAGCTAAATATTCACAAAAACGTAAT ATGAACAGTTCTGATAGAGCACTCCTTACAGCATTTCGAGAAATAACAAACATGGCTGATCGTATTAATTTACCTAGAAATCTTGTA GATCGTacacaaacattatttaaacaagTACACGATCAAGGGACATTAAAAGGCCGAAGCAATGACGCCATAGCAGCAGCATGTCTTTACATTGCGTGTAGACAAGAAGGCGTTCCTCGCACATTTAAAG AAATTTGTGCGATATCTAGAGTTAGCAAAAAAGAAATTGGTCGGTGTTTTAAGTTGATACTGCGGGCCCTTGAAACAAATGTTGACATCATAACCACAGGAGATTTTATG TCTCGATTTTGTTCAAATCTCTTCTTACCGTCAGCAGTTCAGAAAGCGGCTACGCATATTGCTAAGAAGGCAATGGACCTTGACCTCGTAGCAGG tcgtAGCCCTATTTCAGTAGCTGCAGCAGCTATATACATGGCATCACAATGCTCAATGGACAAAAAATCTCAGAAAg ATATTGGTGAAATAGCTGGAGTTGCGGACGTAACTATACGACAGTCATATCGTCTCATGTACCCAAAAGCAGCTGACCTTTTTCCAGCAGATTTTAAATTCCATTCACCAATTACGTCGCTTCCCCAACTATAA